Genomic DNA from Leptospira broomii serovar Hurstbridge str. 5399:
TGGATGTTCATATTGGCCTCCCACCTTCGTCACGGAGTTTCCAGCGTGTTTCAGACATTCGGTTTAAATACGCCGTTTTGGGCGCCGAAGACCAATGCATTTGCGATCGGATATGCGCTTCTTATTTTTGTGGGAAACTCTTCCATACCACTATCGATCCTTTTAGGATACGTTAAGTTACCAGGAGCATAATAGAATGAGCTTAGATTCAAAAATTCCTTCGGGTGCTCTGGAGCATAAGTGGGACGATTATAAATCCCATACCAAGCTGGTAAATCCCGCCAATAAACGTAAATATACGATTCTTGTAATCGGAACAGGTCTTGCGGGAGGCTCCGCCTCGGCAACATTGGCGGAACTCGGCTATAATGTAAAAACGTTCTGCTTTCAAGATAGCCCACGACGGGCCCACTCGATCGCAGCACAGGGTGGAATTAATGCCGCAAAGAATTATCAGAACGACGGCGATTCAATTTACCGACTCTTTTATGATACGATTAAAGGCGGAGATTTTAGAGCTCGCGAAGCCAACGTTTATCGCCTAGCTCAGGTTTCAGCGAATATTATTGATCAGTGCGTTGCTCAAGGCGTTCCATTCGCAAGAGAATATGGAGGCCATTTAGATAACCGCTCTTTCGGAGGAGCTCAGGTTTCCCGCACATTCTATGCCAAAGGTCAGACCGGGCAACAACTTCTTTTAGGAGCCTATTCATCCCTTTCTCGACAAATCGGATTAGGAAACGTTAAAATGTATCCCCGGACCGAAATGGTCGATTTGGTCGTAGTAAATGGACATGCGAAAGGTGTGATCATTCGCGATCTAGTTACGGGTAAAATCACCGCTCATGCAGGCGATGCGGTAGTGTTGGCATCGGGAGGATATGGCAACGTATTCTATTTATCGACGAATGCAAAAGGTTCCAATGTTACGGCAACCTATAGAGCTCATAAAAAAGGGGCTTTCTTTGCAAATCCGTGCTATACGCAAATCCACCCCACTTGCATCCCGGTATCCGGCGATCATCAATCCAAACTTACTCTAATGTCCGAGTCGCTTCGAAATGATGGGCGAATTTGGGTCCCGAAAAAGAAAGGAGATACTCGAAATCCCGCAGATATTCCTGAAAGTGAACGCGATTATTATCTCGAAAGAAAATATCCTAGTTACGGTAATCTCTGTCCTCGGGATATAGCTTCGCGCTCCGCCAAAGAAGTTTGCGACGCAGGCTTCGGAGTCGGACCAGGTGGGCAAGGAGTTTATCTTGATTTCTCATCCGCGATTCAGCGATTGGGTGAACATACCATTGCGGAACGTTACGGAAATCTTTTCCAGATGTATGAGCAAATCACTGGCGAAAATCCTTATAAAGTTCCGATGAGAATCTATCCTGCCGTCCATTATACTATGGGTGGACTTTGGGTGGATTATAATCTTATGAGCAATCTTCCGGGCTTGTTTGTTATCGGTGAGGCCAACTTTTCCGATCACGGAGCCAACCGATTAGGCGCCTCGGCATTAATGCAGGGTTTAGCGGATGGATATTTCGTACTCCCTTATACGATCGGTAACTATCTTGCGGAAGTCGGATTCGGTAAAACTCCGTCAGCAGATAATGCGGAGTTTAAGAAAGCGGAGACCGATAGTACGGACAAAATCAATAAACTTCTGACCGTTAAAGGACATCGGACCGTCGATTCATTTCATAGAGAGTTAGGCAAACTTGTCTGGGATAAATGTGGAATGGCCAGAGACGAGAAAGGTCTGAAAGAAGCTCTGCAGAAAATTCCTCAAATCAGGGAGGAGTTCTGGCAGAACGTTAATGTACCTGGATCCGGTGCGGATTTGAATCAGTCTTTGGAAAAAGCCGGACGTGTAGCCGACTTCCTCGAATTTGCCGAGCTTCTTTGCTTTGACGCGCTAACTAGGGAAGAATCTTGCGGCGGACACTTTAGAACCGAGCATCAGATGGAAGATGGCGAAGCCAAACGAAACGACGAAAAATTCTGCCATGTCACTGCGTGGGAATGGAAAGGAATTGGAGCCAAACCGGTTGAACACAGGGAACACCTGGAGTTCGAGAACATTAAACTCGCAACGAGGAGCTATAAGTAATGGATCTCAAACTAAAAGTCTGGAGACAGAAAAATTCTCAAGAGAAAGGCAAGATCGTGGATTATGCCGCGAAAGATATCTCGCCTGATATGTCCTTTTTGGAAATGATAGACGTCGTCAACGAGGAGCTAATTACGAAAGGCGAAGAGCCGATCGCATTTGAACACGATTGCCGCGAAGGAATTTGCGGATCTTGTAATATCATGATCGACGGAGTGGCCCACGGTCCCCTACCGGGCGTGACCACTTGTCAACTTCATATGAGATCGTTTAAGAACGGGGATACGATTTATCTAGAACCTTGGAGAGCGAAAGCATTTCCGGTCATAAAAGATTTAATCGTGGATCGCAGCGCGTTTGATCGAGTTATTCAATCAGGCGGATTTGTAAGTATCAATACGGGCGGCGCTCCGGACGCGAATGCTCTTCCGATCGCTAAAAAACATGCGGATGTGGCGATGGACGCCGCGACTTGCATCGGATGTGGAGCCTGTGTCGCATCTTGTAAGAACGCGTCTGCCATGCTTTTCGTTTCTGCCAAGGTAGCTCATTTGGCCCTGCTTCCTCAAGGACGGGTAGAAAAGAAAGAACGGGTCAAGAATATGGTGTCCGCGATGGATAAAGAAGGTTTTGGAAATTGTACAAACCAGTATGAATGCGAAGCTGCTTGTCCTAAAGACATTAAACGGGATTTTATTCGAGTACTTAACAAAGAATACATACTCTCCTAATATTTAGGGATCGGCGGAGATCCATCCGCCGATCCCCTTAGTTAATGAATCAGAATTTCATAATATTTTAAAACATATGGTTTTATTCCGATAATGCGTCTGTAGAAAAATTCTGCAGTATACCGCCTTGGTATATATATAAAATTCGACCTTCCAACTTCCCTTTGAGAACCATACTCTCTAAAACGCTTAACGTCTTGCAAGCGTATACCGACTCGAAATAAATTCCTGTTTTCTTCCAGAGTTGTTTCGCTTTATCGTGCCAGCTTTCCGTTTCTCCGAAGGAAAAGGAAGCGAACGGTAATTCCGCTTTCGGTTCGATTAAGGAATCATAAGGGATTGCAATTTGTTTCAGATCGAGACCCGCTCGGTGAGACTCCATCCAAACTTGCATTTTCCTCTTAGACAATCCTAAAGTGACTCCAAAAACCGGGAGTCGATTCCACTCGAGAGCTGAAAGCCAGGTAATTCCGGAACCGACATCAAGAACGATGCAATCGAATTCCTTAGGGTCAATTTCGTCCCATAGGGGAGCCAATCCATTTAATGCATTTTGACAGAATAAGTATTCCGGGAGGAGAATTTGCATTCCGTTTGTAGGAACTTCGACATCCCCATCGATCCGATCGAGGCGAAGCATTGTTCCGCCCCTCACATCTGCGGGTAATTCCAGTATGCGATGTTCCCATTCTCGCCTTGTAGGATAAATTACAACCTCCGAAAATCGTTCGGCCAAAATAGAAGCGGGACTCCGCAATTGGAGATTTCGGGAATAGCCGATAATTTTCGTAGGAGTGCCTAACCATCGAAAAAAAAGAATCCCAGCTAAAATCGCGTTCGAATGAATATTCCCTTGCAAAACCACATTTTGAATTTTTTCGGACGGTAAATAGGTAGCAAGCCTCCGGTAGATTCCGAGCAGCTTTCGAATTTTAGTTCCTTGAGAAAAGAAAAGTCGATCCTCGCGTTTTACAAAAACTTCAGACTTATCGATCTTATATAGGAATTGGACCGGGCTAGCTCCGTAGAATCGCTTCGGAAGCTTCAGAAACATTAATCGCCGGTTTTCAGGACCGCCAAGAAGGCTTCTTGAGGAATTTCAACATTTCCTATTTGCTTCATCCGTTTTTTTCCTTCTTTCTGCTTTTCAAGAAGTTTCTTTTTACGGGTAATGTCCCCGCCATAACACTTAGCGGTAACATTTTTCCTGAGAGCGGAAATACTTTCTCTCGCCAGAATTTTCCCCCCGACCGAGGCTTGGATAGGAATCATGAATTGGTGTCGCGGGATTAATTCCTTTAACTTTTCGATAATTTCTCTTCCTCGTTGCTCCGCTTTACTTCGGTGTACGATCATCGAGAGCGCATCCACCGGTTCCCCGTTTACTAGAATATCCATCTTAACCAATTGAGACGCTCTATACCCGCAGGGCTCGTAATCAAGAGATGCATATCCGCGGGTCAAAGATTTAAGCTTATCATAAAATTCGAAAATTAGTTCGGCAAGCGGGAGCTCGTAGGTAAGCTGCACTTTTTCTTGCGTAAGATAAACAGTATCCAATTGAATTCCGCGTTTATCCATCGCGAGCGACATGATATTTCCCACATATTCGATCGGAGTGATTATCGACGCCTTCACGAACGGTTCTTCGGTGGTTTCTATAAAAACCGGGTCCGGGAATTTGGAAGGGTTATCGATATCGAAGACTTCACCATTCCTAGTTTTGATCGTATATTTTACGGAAGGCGCCGTCGTGATGAGGTCTAAGTTGAATTCCCTCTCCAACCTCTCCTGCACAATTTCCATGTGCAACAAGCCGAGATAACCTACCCTAAACCCGAATCCTAAAGCTGCGGAACTTTCTTTTTCGTACACTAGAGCCGCATCGTTTAGCTTCATTTTTTCGATTGCGTCCACCAGTTCTTCGAACTGTTCGCCGGCGATCGGGAAAAGTCCGGCAAAGACCATCGGCTTAGCATCCTTATAACCCGGGACCGGCTCCGCAGTCGGGTTCGACTGTAAAGTTACGGTGTCACCCGACCTTGCATCGGAAACTTTTTTGATGCCCGCGATAATATATCCGACTTCTCCCACAGATAGCGAGTCTTTAGGCATCAATCCGATTCCTTTAATACCTACCTCGTTGACCGTAAAATCTTTCTGATTACTCATTAAAAGAATCCGATCTCCCTTTTTAACGCTTCCGTCGAACACCCGAATTTTGATAACTACCCCCATATAGGGATCAAAATAAGAATCGTAGATTAAAGCTTTCAAAGGCGCGTTGATGTTGCCTTTCGGGGCAGGAATTTGACGAGTAATTTCCTCAAGCACCGCCTTCACATTCAAACCGGTTTTTGCGGAGATTGCTACGGCCTTTTCCGCATCCAGACCGAGACTATCCTCGATTTGAAGTTTAGTCCTCTCTACGTCGGCTGCCGGTAAGTCGACCTTGTTCATCACTGGAATAATTGCGAGATCCTGCTCCATAGCAAGATATAGATTTGCCAAAGTCTGCGCCTCCACCCCTTGGCTTGCATCCACGATCAAAAGAACTCCCTCACATGCTTTTAAAGAGCGAGATACCTCGTACGTAAAATCAACGTGGCCGGGTGTATCTATCAAGTTCATCGTGTACGTATGACCGTCATCCGCCAGGTAATCGAACGTAGCATTATTTGCCTTTATGGTGATTCCCCTCTCCCTCTCGATATCCATCGAGTCCAAGATTTGATCTTTTTTCGTCCGATCGTCCGTGACCCGGCCGATTTCCAAAAGTCGGTCCGCTAACGTCGATTTGCCATGATCGATATGAGCAATGATGGAGAAGTTTCTGATGTATTTTTGCCGGTCGGACATGCTTAGAAACAAAATTCGAGGGAATTCTTCCCCTGAAAAGCCTTTTCTGCGCCAACTCAGGAATGAGGGATGATTTGGAGATCGGAGACTACCTGACAGTGCCTCCTATGAAAACTGCCTTTGCCTTTTAAAGAAACAAAAGGATTCCAGCTAAAAAGCGGGAAGAGAAAAGTTTCTTCCCGCGATTCGACTTAGTAGATGAGCCCGTCCGCAGTAATTCCCTTACAAGAGGAAATAACCGTTAGCGTCGATCCAATCAAATAACCTTTTACTCCCTTGATATCCGTCACACATTGATTGACGACCGATTCTTTGTAGTATTTAGTCGGATCAATGCCGGCTATATCGCTTGCGAGTATGGATAAAATCGAAACGGAGGCTTTTCCGTTTAGAATCGTCGAATTTACCAAATCCGTCGTGATTGCTGCGTCCGTAATTTTACTTGCGGCTTTATCGCCTTTAATTCGATCATAGGTGAACCCTGTCGGATCCAAAACCGCGCAATTAGCGAAAGCAAAAGCCAAAACAATCGCTGAAGAAATTACAATTCTTTTCATTTAGAATTCATCCAATTTAGAATTTTCTCACTTATGAAGATTTTATATTTTAATTACAAGTATTTTTACTCAACAGGTTTGAAAACCACTTGGGGGTGCGAATCTCCTGGAATTTGCATTCCGATTGATACAATTAGGTCTAGAAAACGTAGACAGATTCCGATTTAAGTGCATTTATCTATTTTGAAATTCGATTTTGCTTTCTTAGCTCAATAGGAAAGCTAACTTTAAAAAGCGACCTTAACGAAGGATCGATACCCCATGTTTTTCTAAAACGGAAGGGTCGCAGACGCTTTGAGCTATATCGATTTGTTTATGATGATCAAATAAGAAGGTAGTCATTTTTCCTACGAATCTTCCCTCGTACTCTTCTTCCACAAATCTTAACCAGGAAGAAATATCGATAATTTCATGACATAAAAATTCAAAATCGAATCCTGAATTCCGATCCTTAAATTTCTCTCGACTATTATATATCCGTTCTTCGTCCAATAACAACACGTTTTCAAGAGTAAACGGATAGTCTTTTAATCCTCCTGCTAAACCGACCTGATAGAATTTTTCGGCTTCCGATTTAGTTCTGAATGCAGTAGTCCTGGCATCACAATAATAAGCGAATGAATTCGGTTCAAAAACCGTTTTTATCCTAGCCTTCCCGATGGAAGTGCCGAGGTAAGAAACTTGATGATCTATAATTAATTGCTCGGATTCTTTTGAATTTTCGGGCGGCTCTACCATACAATATCCCTTTTCCCAGACGAGCCCGAAAGGCTTAGAAACGGATATCGATTTACGTGGTGCAATAGCTTGAAGGTTTCCGATCAATCCGTCCAGATAAGGTCGATCGCAAAAATCGAATGTAGGCAGACTTGATTCTGCGGTTTCGATATCGACATATACGCCGAACGCTAACATCCAAGCAAGAGGATGTTCGATAATTTTAACCTCGCCCAATTGTATATTATGATTTCCTTTTACACAATCGGCGGCATTTAAGGGAAATTTTTTTCCGTTAAATGAAAAGGAGGATCGCTTACCCGCAGCGGGGGAAACTTTTACAAGGCTATTCTTATTTTCAAAGGTAGCCTTCCCTTCTAAGGTAAACGCTTTTTCCAGCGTGTAGGAAATGTTCGGTTCTACGCTTAAAGACGAATCCGTAAAATAATCGGGTAACCGCAAAACCGATCGATTTCGATCCTCGAGCAGGTCCTTTATTTCCGCAGCTCCTGTGATTATTCGTGCGTCCATTTTCCACTCCATCACTTAAGAAAACGATCAACTACAATCTGTCAGAATTGATCCGAGGAATAGAATTATTTTTTGTTTTCTAAAATCGACTTTTATTCAAAAGGGGAACCGGTACATTTACGATCGCCAGACTCCTTCCAAAAGAAGATAGAACCACGATAGCGCCCCCAAATAAACGAGCATGGTGGGAATTGTCCAAAGAAGTTTGGAACGCAAAGGTTTTCCCTCGGTATGAAAATATGCAAACGCAGTGAACACCCCTAATATCAATTCGGGAAGCAACACATACACGGCGGTATGGCCGATCATCGAAACGTTTTGGGCGTACCAAATTGGAATCGTTCTAGCAAACTCTTCCGAGAAAGCAAAAATCGCAAACGCGACCCCACCTGCCACGCAGTATTTCGTAATCGGATTAGCGGAAGGCTTGCGCTTGGAAAATCGGACGGCCGCGAAGGTGGATAGAAATAACGGGATCGTCCAAAGTCCCGCCATGTAGGCCGGAACAGTTCCTATCTTATAGAACCCGTCTTCCGGGAACACAAGAACGCCTAACACCCTAGAAAGGAACCAGTCGGGAAACACTTGCAAAATACTTAAAGGAAAGACGAATCGAAAAATGTCCAACCATCGATCATGTTCCCAAATTTGAGCTGCGACCGGTAATCCGATCGTGTAAGCTACCACCAAAAAAAATAATCTCCATCCTATAGAGGCGGGAATGGGGAGTAAAAGCGTAATGATACATAGTACCAAATAACTCGAATGAAAGAAAAATGCATGTTTCTCCGTAGATTTCATGGAAGCGTTTCTATTGTTTCCAAGGGGTTGGGCAACCCTTTTTCCCCGTTTCCCGCTTGATTTATTTTGCTTAAAGCCAACAATCTCTGAAAAAATCCTTCGGGAAAAAATATTACAGGAACTACCATGCTTAAATCTTCCAAAATCTCCGGGATACGAGCCCGAGAAATTATGGATTCTCGCGGAAACCCCACAGTCGAAGTGGATGTAAAACTTGAAGACGGATCTTTCGGACGAGCAGCCGTTCCGTCCGGGGCCTCGACTGGCGAATATGAAGCAGTGGAATTGAGAGACGGGGATAAATCCCGTTATGCCGGAAAAGGCGTTCTCAAAGCCGTCGAACACGTAAATCTAAAAATTAAAGAATTATTGATTGGTGAAGATGCATTGGATCAAAACAGAATCGATGCACTCATGCTCGAAAAAGATGGGACGAAGAATAAAGGTAAATTGGGAGCCAACGCCATTTTAGGAACTTCCCTCGCAGTTGCTAAAGCCTCGGCGGCTCATACAAAGCTTCCTTTATACCGGTATATCGGCGGCAATTTTGCCAAGGAACTCCCCGTCCCTATGATGAATATTCTTAACGGAGGAGCTCACGCAGACAATAACGTGGATTTTCAGGAATTCATGATTCTTCCGGTCGGAGTTCATAGTTTTCGAGAAGCCTTACGAGTCGGAGCGGAAGTCTTCCACACTCTTAAATCCGTCCTAAAGTCAAAAAAACTCAATACTTCCGTGGGGGATGAGGGTGGATTCGCTCCGGATTTGGCCAGCAATGTGGAAGGACTGGAAGTCATCCTGGAAGCGATTGAAAAAGCGGGATATAAACCCCAAAAGGATGTCTTGCTTGGACTGGACGCCGCATCTTCGGAGTTTTACGATAAATCCAAAAAGAAGTATGTCCTGGGCGGAGAAGGAAATAAAGAGCTCACCAGCGTCGAAATGGTGGAATACTACTCAGATCTAGTCTCCAAGTATCCGATCATTACTATTGAGGACGGTTTGGACGAAAACGATTGGGATGGATGGAAAATTCTGAGCCAAAAACTAGGAAAGAAAATCCAGCTCGTAGGAGACGATCTCTTTGTGACGAACATAGAGAAACTATCTAAAGGGATTTCATCCGAGATCGGAAATTCAATATTGATCAAAGTCAATCAAATCGGATCGCTTTCTGAAACATTAGCATCCATCGATATGGCAAAGAAAGCAAAATATACCAATGTAATCAGTCATAGGTCCGGTGAAACGGAAGACGTGACGATTTCGCATATCGCTGTGGGAACCAACGCGGGCCAAATTAAAACCGGCTCGCTATCTCGAACGGACAGAATTGCCAAATACAATGAACTTCTTCGAATCGAAGAGGAACTAGGAAACTCGGCAATCTATAAAGGAAAGGAGACCTTTTATAACTTATAGAATAAGATGGGCTCGGAACTAGCGAACAGGCTATTCTTTCTCCTGGTATTTCTCTCCGGACTTTTTTATTTTACAGTCTTGGGTGAATCCGGCCTGGTCGTAAGGTCCACCTTAGAAGCCAGCCTTTCCAATCTAAAACTGGATGTGGAAAGGCTGGAATATGAAAATCGACAATTGGAAGAGCGTCAAAAACTCTTGCGAGATGATAAGGTAGCATTAGAGCGCGAAGCGAGAAAATACTATCTTTTATCGGAAAATGCACATATAATTAAATTTAAAGAGCCCGAACCCAGGACGGAAAACCGACCGGTGCTCGCCTCCCGGCTGATTGCACTGCGTGCGGGGAAAGACCTACCCGTTCCCCCAATTCAACTGATTCGCTTTTTTTACGTCTCGTTTGTTGCGTTCGTATTTATTGGTGTTTTCAGGAAATTGAGGAGGAAGAAACTGGAACAACGAAGTGCTTAAGGGAGCCAGAATGTCCGAAAACGAGAAAATCGCCGAAGTCTTCGAAGAACTTACCGGTAGTAAAATTTCCAAGAAGCTAATTGACCATAGGAAAATATTCTTATGGGGAGCTGTTACTGATGAGTCAGCCAAAGATATTGTAGGGAAACTACTTTTTCTAGAAATGGCGGATCCAGGCAAAGAGATCACGTTTTATATAAATAGCCCCGGAGGCGTCGTAACTTCCGGACTTACCATTTACGATACGATGAAAATGATAACCTCGCCCGTTCATACCGTATGTATGGGATTGGCTGCTTCGATGGGATCCGTACTTCTCGCAGCAGGAGTAAAAGGGAAAAGGTCTATTTGGCCGAACGGAAAAGTGATGATCCACCAACCGTCGATCGGAGGACAAATCGTCGCGCCTGCAAGCGATCTAAAAATTCAAGCTGAAGAAATTCTAAAAACGCGAGCCAGACTAAACCAAATTCTTGCCGAAGCCTGCGGGCATCCCGTTTCTAAGCTCGAAGAAGATACGGATAGGGATTATTATATGGACGCCGATGAAGCTATCCGGTACGGCATCGTAGATTCACTCGCTACGAAAATCGAATTTCCTAAATCGAATTCTTAAAGGTTTTAGGTTTTGTCGGACGCTCCAAGAATCGAAGACGTCCTCAAGGACTACCTGTCCAATCAGCAGGGCGGAAGTCGGGATGCGGATGAAAAACTCTGCACCCTTCTTCTTGAGTTTTCCGAATTGTTATTCGGAGAGAACGAAGACCAAAAAGAAGATCGAATCACTTTAAAGAATCTCGGGTCATTCGAGCTGGATGAATTCCTACATTTTTTCCTGACCGATATGCATCCGGATGATAGCCTTGTTCAAAGTCGGGCTAAGGATTTCTTGAAGCGATTTAGAAAGTTTCTGGAAAAAAGAAATCTTCTTGGAAAGGCTCAGTTGGAAGATTGGAAGGAATTTTTTCAAGAGAACGGGATCTAAATCACGGCGCCTCTGCTATGGAACACCTGCCCTTTCGCCCTAAACGATTCGTTTCAGGAAAACACGCTCAAACGATCTATAATACTTTTTTTCCTCCTTCAAACCGATTACGGACCGCTTATTATTGCGAAGATATTCTTCTTACGGTAAGTGGAAATTCAGGAGACACTCTTTGGTTAGAGCATAATCCTCCGATCGCAAGCTATAAACGAGATTCTATTCCGTGGAATGGAACTTATATCGTTATGGTTCATGGTATGGAAGGAGATTCGGAAAGCCCGTATCTAATTTCACTAGCTCAAAGTGCATTAGAAAGAGGTTATGGAACTCTTAGAATGAATTTACGAAATTGCGGAAAAGGCAGAGGATATGCAAAATATTCTTATTATGCCGGACAGTCCGAAGATTTACAGGACGTTCTGGACTTCGCAAGAGACTCTCTCTCTGCAAAGGTCTTCGTATCGGGGTTCTCACTTTCCGCAAATCTAGTATTGAAATTTTTCGGAGAACGATCGGATCGGAAAGCGTTGGCCTTTTCCGCAGTATCGCCCCCTTTAGATTTGGCAAAAAATTGCGCTTTTATCGATTCCTTGGCAGGTCGCTTTTATAGAGAGCATTTCTTAAATGCCTTTAGAAAGAAAATTAAGGAAGGAATCGTAGAATTAGCGCCTGAGATAAGAGCCAATCTAGGCAACGTAAAAACCTTCTTTGACTTCGATGATTTGATTACGGCTCCTACGTTCGGATATAGAAGTGCATTAGATTATTATAAGATAAATTCTTGCAAGAATTACATTCGCATGATACGTCATCCCGGAATACTTGTACACGCCGAGGACGATCCTGTCGTTCCTATTTTCGAATGGGATTCCATTCCATGGGAAAATCTTCCGAACCTTCAGGTTTTGCTCACTAAAAAAGGGGGTCATGTCGGATTCTTGTCCGATCGCAGCCCGGCCGTTCCGGACGGTCATTGGGTCACGAAAATTCTGCTGGATTATTTCGATTCCAAATTATAGTCTGATCCCAAGGGATTCTCGACGGGCGCACCGAAGCCTTTATGAGTGAAAAAACAACTCTAAGCAGACGTGAAACAAAAGCTACCCGCAACTAAGCAACGCAAACCTTTACCTGCATCATTTTTCTTAATCGTATCTTTCGAGAATCAGGAAGTTTACTACAAGTTGAAGGAAAGAGCGGAAAATATCTTTTCCCAAACCTTGTATGAATCACAACCTCTCCCTAAATGGAGTCATCAATTCGCAAACTTCTTAGATTCCCCTCTGGGACGACAAACCAGGATACTCTCCTTTAAACGTCGCATATCAAGGGAAGAATTACCCAGTTTGCAAAAGGAATGTCTTAAATTCCAGGAACAGCTTAGGAAAACGGACGAGTCCTTTCGAATTTTCCCCGGCTACCTGACGCCTTATAACCTAGTCTTATCCTTCGTCGAAGAGGATTTGCATAGAATCTATCTTTTTCACGGAGCCTTTGCCGAAATCATATACACATATCAAAGCCAGAAGTGGATATGTCAATCTTCGGCTCCGGACTTTTTTAAAGCCCCCGAAGTAATTTACTTTTTTACAAACTTGAGAGAATCATATGTACTTTCCCTGGAAAAACGCTAAACTCCTTATTCTTTTTATCTTTCTCGCTAGTTGCGAGCCTGCCACTCTCCGGGTGGAGAAAGTGGAATTATGTGATTATTTTACTCGTTATGGAAACTGCGAGGAACCCACTCCCCTCAACCGAAAATACGAGGTGAAAATTCCTAATAATAAAAAACCTCTCACATGGGAGGATTTGGGAAACTATCTGTACTTTCACGCAAGGGAAACCCCGGGTTTCATCCTGCGCATGAATCGAAAATTCACTCCGGAAGAGCAAAA
This window encodes:
- a CDS encoding TIGR04452 family lipoprotein gives rise to the protein MKRIVISSAIVLAFAFANCAVLDPTGFTYDRIKGDKAASKITDAAITTDLVNSTILNGKASVSILSILASDIAGIDPTKYYKESVVNQCVTDIKGVKGYLIGSTLTVISSCKGITADGLIY
- a CDS encoding DUF6989 domain-containing protein; amino-acid sequence: MKSTEKHAFFFHSSYLVLCIITLLLPIPASIGWRLFFLVVAYTIGLPVAAQIWEHDRWLDIFRFVFPLSILQVFPDWFLSRVLGVLVFPEDGFYKIGTVPAYMAGLWTIPLFLSTFAAVRFSKRKPSANPITKYCVAGGVAFAIFAFSEEFARTIPIWYAQNVSMIGHTAVYVLLPELILGVFTAFAYFHTEGKPLRSKLLWTIPTMLVYLGALSWFYLLLEGVWRS
- a CDS encoding fumarate reductase/succinate dehydrogenase flavoprotein subunit; the protein is MSLDSKIPSGALEHKWDDYKSHTKLVNPANKRKYTILVIGTGLAGGSASATLAELGYNVKTFCFQDSPRRAHSIAAQGGINAAKNYQNDGDSIYRLFYDTIKGGDFRAREANVYRLAQVSANIIDQCVAQGVPFAREYGGHLDNRSFGGAQVSRTFYAKGQTGQQLLLGAYSSLSRQIGLGNVKMYPRTEMVDLVVVNGHAKGVIIRDLVTGKITAHAGDAVVLASGGYGNVFYLSTNAKGSNVTATYRAHKKGAFFANPCYTQIHPTCIPVSGDHQSKLTLMSESLRNDGRIWVPKKKGDTRNPADIPESERDYYLERKYPSYGNLCPRDIASRSAKEVCDAGFGVGPGGQGVYLDFSSAIQRLGEHTIAERYGNLFQMYEQITGENPYKVPMRIYPAVHYTMGGLWVDYNLMSNLPGLFVIGEANFSDHGANRLGASALMQGLADGYFVLPYTIGNYLAEVGFGKTPSADNAEFKKAETDSTDKINKLLTVKGHRTVDSFHRELGKLVWDKCGMARDEKGLKEALQKIPQIREEFWQNVNVPGSGADLNQSLEKAGRVADFLEFAELLCFDALTREESCGGHFRTEHQMEDGEAKRNDEKFCHVTAWEWKGIGAKPVEHREHLEFENIKLATRSYK
- a CDS encoding PALP domain-containing protein, which gives rise to MFLKLPKRFYGASPVQFLYKIDKSEVFVKREDRLFFSQGTKIRKLLGIYRRLATYLPSEKIQNVVLQGNIHSNAILAGILFFRWLGTPTKIIGYSRNLQLRSPASILAERFSEVVIYPTRREWEHRILELPADVRGGTMLRLDRIDGDVEVPTNGMQILLPEYLFCQNALNGLAPLWDEIDPKEFDCIVLDVGSGITWLSALEWNRLPVFGVTLGLSKRKMQVWMESHRAGLDLKQIAIPYDSLIEPKAELPFASFSFGETESWHDKAKQLWKKTGIYFESVYACKTLSVLESMVLKGKLEGRILYIYQGGILQNFSTDALSE
- the lepA gene encoding translation elongation factor 4, whose protein sequence is MSDRQKYIRNFSIIAHIDHGKSTLADRLLEIGRVTDDRTKKDQILDSMDIERERGITIKANNATFDYLADDGHTYTMNLIDTPGHVDFTYEVSRSLKACEGVLLIVDASQGVEAQTLANLYLAMEQDLAIIPVMNKVDLPAADVERTKLQIEDSLGLDAEKAVAISAKTGLNVKAVLEEITRQIPAPKGNINAPLKALIYDSYFDPYMGVVIKIRVFDGSVKKGDRILLMSNQKDFTVNEVGIKGIGLMPKDSLSVGEVGYIIAGIKKVSDARSGDTVTLQSNPTAEPVPGYKDAKPMVFAGLFPIAGEQFEELVDAIEKMKLNDAALVYEKESSAALGFGFRVGYLGLLHMEIVQERLEREFNLDLITTAPSVKYTIKTRNGEVFDIDNPSKFPDPVFIETTEEPFVKASIITPIEYVGNIMSLAMDKRGIQLDTVYLTQEKVQLTYELPLAELIFEFYDKLKSLTRGYASLDYEPCGYRASQLVKMDILVNGEPVDALSMIVHRSKAEQRGREIIEKLKELIPRHQFMIPIQASVGGKILARESISALRKNVTAKCYGGDITRKKKLLEKQKEGKKRMKQIGNVEIPQEAFLAVLKTGD
- a CDS encoding UDP-3-O-acyl-N-acetylglucosamine deacetylase — translated: MDARIITGAAEIKDLLEDRNRSVLRLPDYFTDSSLSVEPNISYTLEKAFTLEGKATFENKNSLVKVSPAAGKRSSFSFNGKKFPLNAADCVKGNHNIQLGEVKIIEHPLAWMLAFGVYVDIETAESSLPTFDFCDRPYLDGLIGNLQAIAPRKSISVSKPFGLVWEKGYCMVEPPENSKESEQLIIDHQVSYLGTSIGKARIKTVFEPNSFAYYCDARTTAFRTKSEAEKFYQVGLAGGLKDYPFTLENVLLLDEERIYNSREKFKDRNSGFDFEFLCHEIIDISSWLRFVEEEYEGRFVGKMTTFLFDHHKQIDIAQSVCDPSVLEKHGVSILR
- a CDS encoding succinate dehydrogenase/fumarate reductase iron-sulfur subunit, giving the protein MDLKLKVWRQKNSQEKGKIVDYAAKDISPDMSFLEMIDVVNEELITKGEEPIAFEHDCREGICGSCNIMIDGVAHGPLPGVTTCQLHMRSFKNGDTIYLEPWRAKAFPVIKDLIVDRSAFDRVIQSGGFVSINTGGAPDANALPIAKKHADVAMDAATCIGCGACVASCKNASAMLFVSAKVAHLALLPQGRVEKKERVKNMVSAMDKEGFGNCTNQYECEAACPKDIKRDFIRVLNKEYILS